The Chryseolinea soli genome contains a region encoding:
- a CDS encoding YHS domain-containing (seleno)protein — protein MKSFMTGIFLMLLLAPAFGQEVFSKSEAAIQGYDPVAYFKEAKPVEGKKEFSYTWKESTWLFSSAQNLNDFKANPEKFAPQFGGYCAYGMSQGHKASTSPDAWTIIDDKLYLNYNKDVLVLWRKDPAGYITKANTNWPTVKKEKFK, from the coding sequence ATGAAATCATTCATGACCGGTATTTTCCTGATGCTGTTGCTCGCTCCCGCATTTGGACAAGAAGTATTTTCAAAATCAGAAGCGGCTATTCAAGGTTATGATCCTGTTGCCTATTTCAAGGAGGCAAAACCTGTAGAGGGAAAAAAGGAATTCAGCTACACCTGGAAAGAATCGACCTGGCTTTTTTCTTCCGCACAAAATCTTAACGACTTTAAAGCCAACCCCGAAAAGTTCGCGCCACAGTTTGGAGGCTATTGTGCCTATGGCATGTCGCAAGGTCACAAAGCATCAACCTCGCCCGATGCCTGGACCATTATCGATGACAAGCTGTATTTGAACTATAACAAGGACGTGCTGGTGCTTTGGAGAAAAGATCCGGCCGGCTACATCACGAAGGCCAACACGAATTGGCCCACGGTGAAGAAAGAAAAATTCAAGTGA